Proteins encoded by one window of Xenopus tropicalis strain Nigerian chromosome 6, UCB_Xtro_10.0, whole genome shotgun sequence:
- the znf484 gene encoding zinc finger protein 484 isoform 2 (isoform 2 is encoded by transcript variant 2; The RefSeq protein has 11 substitutions, 1 frameshift and aligns at 99% coverage compared to this genomic sequence) gives MQQENPQSGAASALPYTQDLAKDQCHPDHQMLIHKSINTDSLENLGTDSEEKNFSQNNSFAVNEKGLKPFPCTESAKDPSHQQLLTGDKPFTCTECGKEFSRKSHLHSHQKIHTGEKPFSCTECGKEFSHRSSLYSHQKVHTGEKPFSCTECGKEFSDSSSLHRHQKIHTGEKPFHCTECGKKISDRSSFHRHLKIHTGEKPFSCTECGKEFSDSSNLHSHLKIHTGEKPFSCTECGKEFAYKSRLHSHQKIHTGEKPFSCTECGKEFFDRSSLNSHLRIHTGEKPFSCTECGKEFSQKKQPSLTPENPHRGETFLLYRMWERILSRKPPSQTPENPHRGETFLLYRMWERILS, from the exons ATGAAACAAGAGAACCCCCAGAGTGGAGCGGCCAGTGGTCTCCCCTATACACAGGATTTAGCCAAAGATCAGTCCCACCCAGAGAACCAGATG TTGATCCACAAGAGCATTAATACAGACTCACTGGAGAATTTGGGTACAGATTCCGAGGAGAAGAATTTCTCTCAAAATAATAGTTTTGCCGTAAACGAAAAAGGCTTGAAACCCTTCCCTTGTACTGAATCTGCTAAAGATCCCTCACACCAGCAACTCCTCACAGGGGataaaccattcacttgtacagaatgtgggaaagaattctCTCAAAAAAGCCACCTTCActcacaccagaaaatccacacaggggaaaaacctttctcttgtacagaatgtgggaaagaattttctCATAGGTCCAGCCTTCACTCACACCAGAAagtccacacaggggagaaacctttctcttgtacagaatgtggaaaAGAATTTTCTGATAGTTCCAGCCTTCACagacaccagaaaatccacacaggggagaaacctttccaatgtacagaatgtgggaaaaaaaTTTCTGATAGGTCCAGCTTTCATAGACACCtgaaaatccacacaggggagaaacctttctcctgtacagaatgtgggaaagagtTTTCTGATAGTTCCAACCTTCACTCACACCATAAAATCCACACAGGCgagaaacctttctcttgtacagaatgtgggaaagaatttgCTTATAAAAGCCGCCTTCACTCACACCAGAaaattcacacgggggagaaatctttctcttgtacagaatgtgggaaagaatttttTGATAGGTCCAGCCTTAACTCACACCtgagaatccacacaggggagaaaccattctcttgtaCAGAATGCGGGAAAGAATTCTCTCAAAA GCAGCCTTCActcacaccagaaaatccacacaggggagaaacctttctcttgtacagaatgtgggaaagaattctCTCGAGAAAGCCACCTTCACagacaccagaaaatccacacaggggagaaacctttctcttgtacagaatgtgggaaaaaatTCTCTCTTGA
- the znf484 gene encoding zinc finger protein 484 isoform 1 (isoform 1 is encoded by transcript variant 1; The RefSeq protein has 11 substitutions compared to this genomic sequence), which produces MKQENPQSGAASGLPYTQDLAKDQCHPDHQMQLIHKSINTDSLENLGTDSEEKNFSQNNSFAVNEKGFKPFPCTESAKDPSHQQLPTGEKPFTCTECGKEFSRKSHLHSHQKIHTGEKPFSCTECGKEFSHRSSLHSHQKVHTGEKPFSCTECGKEFSDSSSLHRHQKIHTGEKPFQCTECGKKISDRSSFHRHLKIHTGEKPFSCTECGKEFSDSSNLHSHHKIHTGEKPFSCTECGKEFAYKSRLHSHQKIHTGEKSFSCTECGKEFFDRSSLNSHLRIHTGEKPFSCTECGKEFSQKSSLHSHQKIHTGEKPFSCTECGKEFSRESHLHRHQKIHTGEKPFSCTECGKKFSLENQLHSHQKIHTGEKPFSCTECGKNFSHRSNLHSHQRVHTGEKPFSCTECGKEFSQKSSLHSHLKIHTGEKPFSCTECGKEFSQKSSLHSHQKIHTGEKPFSCTECGKEFSDRSSLNSHLKIHTGEKPFSCTECGKEFAHKSHLHSHLKIHTGRNLSLVQNVGKNFL; this is translated from the exons ATGAAACAAGAGAACCCCCAGAGTGGAGCGGCCAGTGGTCTCCCCTATACACAGGATTTAGCCAAAGATCAGTCCCACCCAGAGAACCAGATG CAGTTGATCCACAAGAGCATTAATACAGACTCACTGGAGAATTTGGGTACAGATTCCGAGGAGAAGAATTTCTCTCAAAATAATAGTTTTGCCGTAAACGAAAAAGGCTTGAAACCCTTCCCTTGTACTGAATCTGCTAAAGATCCCTCACACCAGCAACTCCTCACAGGGGataaaccattcacttgtacagaatgtgggaaagaattctCTCAAAAAAGCCACCTTCActcacaccagaaaatccacacaggggaaaaacctttctcttgtacagaatgtgggaaagaattttctCATAGGTCCAGCCTTCACTCACACCAGAAagtccacacaggggagaaacctttctcttgtacagaatgtggaaaAGAATTTTCTGATAGTTCCAGCCTTCACagacaccagaaaatccacacaggggagaaacctttccaatgtacagaatgtgggaaaaaaaTTTCTGATAGGTCCAGCTTTCATAGACACCtgaaaatccacacaggggagaaacctttctcctgtacagaatgtgggaaagagtTTTCTGATAGTTCCAACCTTCACTCACACCATAAAATCCACACAGGCgagaaacctttctcttgtacagaatgtgggaaagaatttgCTTATAAAAGCCGCCTTCACTCACACCAGAaaattcacacgggggagaaatctttctcttgtacagaatgtgggaaagaatttttTGATAGGTCCAGCCTTAACTCACACCtgagaatccacacaggggagaaaccattctcttgtaCAGAATGCGGGAAAGAATTCTCTCAAAAAAGCAGCCTTCActcacaccagaaaatccacacaggggagaaacctttctcttgtacagaatgtgggaaagaattctCTCGAGAAAGCCACCTTCACagacaccagaaaatccacacaggggagaaacctttctcttgtacagaatgtgggaaaaaatTCTCTCTTGAAAACCAACTTCAttcacaccagaaaatccacacaggggagaaacctttctcttgtacagaatgtgggaaaatttTTTCTCATAGGTCCAACCTTCACTCACACCAGAGagtccacacaggggagaaaccattctcttgtaCAGAATGCGGGAAAGAATTCTCTCAAAAAAGCAGCCTTCACTCACACCTGAAAATCCACACAGGCGAGAAACCTTTctcttgcacagaatgtgggaaagaattctCTCGAAAAAACTACCTTCActcacaccagaaaatccacacaggggagaaacctttctcttgtacagaatgtgggaaagaattttctGATAGGTCCAGCCTTAACTCACACCtaaaaatccacacaggggagaaacctttctcttgtacagaatgtgggaaagaatttgCTCATAAAAGCCACCTTCACTCACACCTGAAAATCCACAcggggagaaacctttctcttgtacagaatgtgggaaagaattttctATAG